A stretch of DNA from Skermanella mucosa:
CCCAGCACGACCTCCGAGACCTCATCCGGCTCGACGCCGGCGCGCCTCAACGCTTCCCGGATTGCCACCTCGCCCAGATAGTGGGCTGGCACCGTGCCCAGCGAGCCGTTGAATGCGCCGGTCGGGGTGCGGGCGGCTGAGGCTATAACAACTTCAGTCATGCGTTTCCTCCGCTTCAAAATTATGAACTTGCCTGATCCAGGCTTAGGTTCTCAGTTTTCCCGTGAGATCGAGACGGGCTTGTCGATGGGCCTGTCAGTGCAACTTCACGCTCGGTTCCGTGCGATGCGTAAGGCTTCGGGAGAGCGTTTCCAGCGCGACCCTTGCGGATCCGTGAAGGGCCATGAGGTGCATCTTGTAGAGCGACATGTACATGATGCGGGCGAAGTACCCTTCGATCATCATGTTGCCGCCGACCAGCTTGCCCATCAGGTTGCCCACCGTCGAGTACTCGCCCAGCGACACCAGGGATCCGAAGTCTCGGTAGACGAAGGGTTGTAGCGGCTTGCCTTCCAGCCGGCGGCGCAGCTGCTTCAGCAGGTGCGACGCCTGCTGATGAGCTGCCTGGGCGCGGGGCGGAACCGGCGCCTTATGCCCCTCGCGCGGACACGACGCGCAGTCCCCCATGGCGAAGATGTCGGGGTCGCGGGTGGTCTGGAGTGTCGGTGTCACGATCAGCTGGTTGTTACGGGTGACCTCGAGCCCGTCCAGCTCACGGAGAAACTCGGGGCCCTTCACACCCGCCGCCCACACCACCAGCTCGGCGGGAATGAAGCCGCCATCAGCCAGGGAGACGCCATCCCGGCGCACCTCGGTGACCTTTGCTCCGGTTCGCAGATCGACGCCGAGATCGGTCAGCAACTTGGCAGTGGCTTTCGAAATGCGCTCAGGCAGCGCCGGCAGGATCCGCTCGGCACCCTCGATCAGGGTGATGCGGAAGTCCTTCTCGGGGTCGATCCGGTCGAGGCCAAAGGCGGCGATCTGGCGGGTCGTGCGATGCAGTTGCGCCGCCAGTTCGGTGCCGGTGGCGCCGGCTCCAATGATCGCGACGTGGAGCTGCCCCGACCGCACCGGCTCGGGTTGAGCGTGGGCCCGGATGCAGGCGTTGACCAGACGCTTGTTGAAGCGTTCCGCCTGGCGCAGCGTATCCAGCGGGATCGCGAACTCCTTAACACCCGGCGTTCCGAAGTCGTTGCTGGTGCTGCCCACCGCCATCACCAGCGTGTCGTACCGGAACGACCGCGCCGGGGTGATCTCGTTGCCCTCGTCGTCGTAAGTGGGGGCCAGGCAGACCTCGCGCTTGCTCCGGTCCAGTCCGATCATCTCGCCGTAGCGGTAGCGGAAATGATGCCAGTGTGCCTGAGCCAGATAGTCAAGCGCGTGATTGTCCACATTCATGCTGCCGGCCGCCACCTCGTGCAGCAGCGGCTTCCAGAGGTGGGTGCGCGAACGCTCGATCAGCGTGATGCTAGCCCGATTGCGCTTGCCCAGCTTGTCTCCCAGCCCGGTCGCCAGTTCCAGGCCGGCGGCGCCCCCGCCGACGACCACGATGTGGTGCAGCATATCATTCCGGGGCTTGACGCCGGAGCGGGGCTCCGTCGCCTCCGGCGCACCAGCTCGCTCAAGGGTTTCCGTCAGGCCGGATGTCTGCCGTGACGTAATTGTCGTGTCATCAGCCGCTGCCTTGTCTGCCATGGCCCGGCACTCCCCGCTGTTTTCGTCATGCGCTACCCTGCCCCGCTCCCGCACCACCGGATGCCTGCATCCATATCCGGTGGTGCTGGAACCGGGGGATCAGGCCCGTACCGGCGAAGGAGCCCCTGCCGTTCCTCTCCCTGTGCCGATCCCGACGCTTTCCTCCTCTTCGACCAGGACGCTCTCTGGGCTGTCGGCCTCGGCATCGGTCTCGTTGTTGAGGTGCCGGTGCATGCGCTCGGTGTCGAGCGCTCCCTCCCATTTCGCGACCACGATGGTGGCGACACCGTTGCCGATCAGGTTGGTCAGGGCTCTCGCTTCCGACATGAAGCGGTCGATGCCCAGGATCAGCGCGATGCTGGCGACCGGAATGGTGCCGACCGAGGCCAGCGTTGCCGCCAGCACGATGAAGCCGCTGCCGGTGACGCCGGCCGCCCCCTTGGAGGTCAGCAGCAGCACGCCGATGATGCCCAGCTGCTGCGCCATCGTCAGGTCCGTGTTGGTCGCCTGGGCCAGGAAGATCGCGGCCATCGTCAGGTAGATGCAGGTGCCATCCAGGTTGAACGAGTAGCCGGTCGGGATCACCAGCCCCACCACGGACTTGTCCGCCCCAAGCAGCTCCATCTTGGCGATCATGCGCGGCAGGACTGATTCAGAGGAGGATGTGCCGAGGACGATCAGCAGCTCCTCCTTGATGTACTTGATGAACTTCAGGATGCTGAAGCCGGCCAGACGGGCGACCCCGCCCAGCACCAGGAAGACGAAGATCAGGCAGGTGGCGTAGAAGGCAATCATCATTGAGCCGAGCGAGACCAGGCTGCCCACGCCGTACTTGCCGATGGTGAAGGCCATGGCGCCGAAGGCACCGATCGGGGCCACCTTCATCACGATGCCGACGATCTTGAAGAAGACGTGGGCCGACTGGTCGATGATGCCCAGCAATGGCTTGCCGCGCTCACCCAGCGCGAACAGGGCGAAACCGAACAGCAATGCAAAGAACAGCACCTGAAGGATCTCACCCTCGGCGAAGGCGCCGACCACCGTGCTCGGCACGATGTGCATGATGTACTCGATGGTGCCCTGCTCGGCCGCTTTCGAGGTATAGGCCGCGATCGCCTTGGTGTCGAGCGCGCTCACATCGACGTTCATGCCGACGCCGGGCTGCCACAGGTTGACGACGATCAGCCCGACGATCAGGGCCAGGGTGGTCATGACCTCGAAGTAGATCAGCGCCTTGACGCCGACCCGGCCGACCTTCTTCATGTCCTCCATGCTGGCGATGCCGTGCACCACGGTGCAGAAGATGATCGGGGCGATCAGCATCTTGATCAGCTTGATGAACAGGTCGCCCAGCCACTTCAGGCTCTCGCCGAACTGGGGATAGAAGTATCCGACCAGCACGCCGAGAACGATGGCGCACAGGACCTGGAAGTAAAGATGATGGTAGATCTTCTTGTGTGGCGCCGTTGCGGCCGAGGCCGCGCCTCCGGTGACTTCCATAGCGTTCTCTCCCCTACTCGGCGGCTTTGGCCATAGGCACTTCGCCCAGTTCCACAGCCGCATCCACGGCTGTCAGGGCGGTCATGTTGACGATGCGGCGGACGGTGCTGGTCGGGGTCAGGATGTGAACCGGCTGGGCCGCGCCCAGCAGGATCGGCCCGACCGTGACGCCCTGCCCGGCCACCGCCTTCAGGGCGTTGAAGGTGATGTTGGCGGCATCCAAGTTGGGCATGATCAGCAGGTTGGCCTCGCAGGTGAGGGTGCTGTCCGGCATGATCCGGTCCAGCGTGTGTTTGGCAAGAGCCGCATCGGCGTGCATCTCGCCATCCACCTCCAGGTCCGGAGCCATTCCCTGGATCAGTCCCAGGGCCTGGCGCATCTTGATCGCCGAGGGCGTGTCGGCGCTGCCGAAGTTGGAGTGCGACAGCAGGGCGGCGCGTGGCGTCAGGCCGAATCGTTGGACCTCCTTCGCCGCCAGCAGCGTGAACTCGGCGATCTGCTCGGCCGTCGGATCAGGATTGATCGAGGTGTCGCAGATGAACAGAGTATGCCCCGGCAGCATCAGCAGGTTCATGGCGGCGAAGTTTCGGGTGCCCTCCTGCAGGCCGATAACATCGGCGACATATCCCAGGTGTGTGGCATAGGGGCCGGAGGTGCCGCACAGCAGTCCATCGGCCTTGCCCTGTCGCACCAGCGCCGCCCCGATCAGCGTCGAGTTCCGCCGCATCTCCGCGACCGCGAAGTTGCTGGTGAGACCACGGCGGCGGCGAAGCTGATAGTAAAGTTCCGCCGCCTCATTGATCATGGCGTCATCGTCGAAGTCGGCGACGTCGTAGTCCTTGCCCGCTTGAATATGCAGGCCCAGCTCACGCATTTTCTGCTCGATTACGTGGGTTCTGCCGACCAGGATCGGGCGCGCCAGGTTCTCATCGACTACCACCTGGGCCGCCCGCAGCACCCGATCGTCCTCGCCTTCCGCGTAGCAGACGCGCTTTCTGAGCTCCGCCGCGGCGGCGAACACTGGCTGCATGACCGTGCCGGAGCGGTAGACGAAGCCGCCGAGCTGGTCGCGGTAGGCCTTCATGTCGGTGATCGGCCGGGTGGCGACGCCGGTCTTCATGGCCGCTTCCGCCACCGCCGGAGCCACCGTCGTGATCAGCCGCGGGTCGAACGGACGCGGGATCAGGTATTCCGGGCCGAACGGCTCCTGAGTGCCGTAGGCCGAGGTCACCACGTCGGACGGCTCGGCTTCCGCGATGGCGGCGATCGCCAGCGTGGCCGCCATCTTCATTTCCTCGTTGATGGTGCTGGCGCCGACATCCAACGCCCCCCGGAAGATGAAGGGGAAGCACAGGACGTTGTTGACCTGGTTGGGATAGTCCGACCGCCCGGTGGCGATCACGCAGTCCGGCCTGACCTCCCTTGCCAGTTCGGGACGGATCTCCGGTTCCGGGTTCGCCATCGCCAGGATCAGCGGCTTGTCTGCCATGCCCTTGACCATCTCGGGCTTCAGCACGCCGCCAGCCGACAAGCCTAGGAAGATGTCGGCGTCAGGCATGATGTCGGCCAGCGTTCTGGCCTGGGTCGGCTGCCCGTAACGCGCCTTGTTGTCGTCCATGTACTCGGTGCGTCCTTCGTAGACCACACCCTTGCTATCGGTGACGAAGACGCTCTCCTTGCGGAGTCCCAGATTGATCAGCAGGTCGAGGCAGGCGAGTGCCGCGGCACCGGCACCGGAGCAGACCAGCTTGACGTCCTCGATCTTTTTCCCGACGACCTTCAGGCCGTTGATGACGGCCGCCGCCGTGACGATGGCGGTGCCGTGCTGGTCATCGTGGAAGACCGGGATTTTCATGCGTTCGCGCAGCTTGGTCTCGATGTAGAAGCATTCCGGCGACTTGATGTCTTCCAGGTTGATGCCGCCGAAGGTCGGCTCCAGGCTGGCGATGATCTCGACCAGCTTCTCGGGATCTGTCTCGTCGATCTCGATGTCGAACACGTCGATCCCGGCGAACTTCTTGAACAGGCAACCCTTGCCTTCCATGACCGGCTTGCTGGCGAGCGCGCCGATGTTGCCCAGGCCCAGCACCGCGGTCCCGTTGCTGATCACCGCCACCAGGTTGCCGCGCGAGGTCAGGTTCAGCGCCTCCAGCGGGTCCTTGTTGATCGACATGCAGGGGATCGCGACGCCCGGAGAATAGGCCAGCGCCAGATCGCGCTGGTTGACCATGCTCTTGGTCGGAGTGATCGAGATCTTACCTGGATTGGGAAAACGGTGATAGTTCAGGGCGCTTTGGACCAGATGTTCGTCCATTCTTTTGGTCTCCCTTTCGGAGGGGTTCTTTTGGCCCCTGTTCTTGTCAAATGTTTCGCTTGCTCAAGTCTTCACTTTCGCTTGGGCATGTAGAGGTCGGTGATGGTGCCCTCGAAGGCTTCGGCTGACATGGCGATGGTTTCGGAGAGTGTCGGGTGCGGGTGGATGGTCAGGCCGATGTCCTCGGCATCGGCTCCCATCTCGATCGCGAGTGCGGCTTCCGCGATCAGGTCGCCGGCGCTGGGACCGACGATGCCGCAGCCGAGGATGCGGTCGGTCGCCTCGTCGAACAGGATCTTGGTGATCCCCTCGTCGCGCCCCAGTGACAGCGACCGGCCGCTCGCGGCCCACGGGAAGACCCCCTTGCCGTACTTTACGCCCTTGGCCTTCAGCTCGTTCTCGGTCGGTCCCACCCAGGCGACTTCCGGATCGGTATAGGCGACCGACGGGATCACCTTGGCGTCGAAGAAGCTGTTCTTGCCCGACGCGGCCTCGGCTGCCACCCTGCCCTCATGGACCGCCTTGTGCGCCAGCATCGGCTGACCGACGACGTCGCCGATCGCGAAGATATGGGCCACGTTGGTCCGCATCTGCTTGTCCACCGGGATGTAGCCGCGCTCGTCCACGGCAACCCCGGCATTCTCCGCCCCGATCGTGCGCCCGTTCGGTCGCCGGCCCACAGCAACCAGGATGCGATCGAAAATGTCGGTCGCTGGCGCCTTGCCGCCTTCGAAATATGCTATCAGACCATCCGCCGTCGCCTCGACCTTGGTCACCTTGGTCTTCAGGTGGATGTTCTCGTACTTCTTCTGGATCCGCTTCATCAGCGGCGTCACGATGTCCTTGTCGGCGCCGGGGATGATCTGGTCCATCAACTCGACTATGGTCACCTTGGATCCCAGCGCGTGATAGACCGTCGCCATCTCCAGCCCGATGATGCCGCCGCCCAGCACCAGCAGCCGCTTCGGGATCCCGTCCAGTTCCAGCGCCCCGGTGCTGTCGATCACCCGCGGGTCCTGGTGCGGGATGAACGGCAGCGTCACCGGCTCCGACCCCGCGGCGATGATCGCCTGGTCGAAGGTCACAACTTTCCTTGACCCATCCTGCCCCTCCACCTCGACCTGGTTGAGCGAGATGAACCGGCCGAACCCGGAAACAACCGTCACCTTGCGCTGCTTGGCCAGGCCGGACAGGCCGCCGGTCAGCTTCTTGACGACACCGTCCTTCCAGCCGCGGAGCGCATCGATGTCGATGGTGGGATCGGTGAAGCGGATGCCGTGGCCGGACATGTCCTGGGTCTCGTCGATCACCTTGGCCGCGTGCAGCAGGGCTTTCGACGGGATGCAGCCGACATTCAGGCAGACACCGCCCAGCGTCGGCCAACGTTCGATCAGCACGACCTGCTTGCCGAGATCAGCCGCCCGGAAGGCGGCGGTGTAACCGCCGGGGCCGGCCCCCAGCACCAACACCTCGGCATGGATGTCACTCGCCACGGCGCTGGCCGGTTTGCCCGCCGGAGCACTGGCTGGAGCTGGCGGCGCCATGGTTATCGCAGCACCGTTGCCCTTGGCGGCTGCCTGGGTCCGGAGCGTCATGATGGTGTCGCCCTGGGACACCCGGTCGCCCACCTTGATCCTGATCGCGCCGACGGTGCCCGCCGCGGGCGCCGGGATCTCCATCGTGGCTTTGTCGGATTCCAGCGTCATCAGGGGGTCTTCGGCGCCGATCTCGTCACCTTCCCTGACCAGGATCTCGATGACCGGCACGTCCTTGAAGTCACCGATATCGGGAACCTTGACCTCGATCGTGTCGTAGGTTCCCGCCGGCGAGCCGTAACCGGCCTGCGCATAGCCGGCCGAGGGGGCAGCGTCTTCCCTCAGGCGTTCCTTGGGCGGAATGGCAGCCCCACCCTCGGCTTCGAGCATGAGGATCAGGTCGCCCTCCGAGACGCGGTCGCCGGTCTTGACCTTGACCTCGCCGACGGTGCCGGCCTGCGGGCACGGCACCTCCAGCGTCGCTTTGTCGGACTCCAGCGTCAGCAGCGGGTCTTCCACCGCCACCTTGTCGCCGGTCTTCACGTGGACCTCGATGATCGGCACCTCCTTAAAGTCGCCGATATCAGGGATGCGGATTTCCATCGTGCTCATGGGGCAGCTCTCCAGTCATGTGTTCGGGACGGCCGTCGGCTAAGCGGTCACAGGACCAGCCGGCGGACATCCTCCAGCACGTGGCAGAGATGCCGGGAGAACCGGGCGGCGAGTGCTCCGTCGATGACCCGGTGGTCGTAGGACAGCGACACCGGGAGCATCAGCCGGGGCACGAACTCCTTGCCGTTCCACACGGGAGCCATCTTGGACCGCACCACCCCCAGGATCGCCACCTCCGGCGCGTTGACGATCGGCGTGAAGCCGGTGCCGCCGATGCCGCCCAGGCTCGAAATCGTGAAGCACGCCCCCTGCATGTCGGCGGCACTCAGCTTGCCGTCGCGCGCCCGTTTGGAGGCCGAGCCCAGCTCCTGGCTCAGTTCATGGATACCCTTGCGGTCCACGTCCCGGATCACGGGAACCACCAGCCCTTCCGGAGTGTCGGCGGCGATACCGATGTGGTAGTATTTCTTGACGATCAGGCTGTCCTTCTCCGGCGACAGCGAGCTGTTGAACTCGGGAAACTCCCGCAGCGCCGAGACGGCCGCCTTCATCAGGAAGGCCAGCAGCGTCACCCGGTAACCCTTCTCCTTCGCGGACGAGTCCAGCTCCTTCCGGTAGGCGTCGATCTCCGTGATGTCGGACTCGTCGTTGTGCGTGACGTGCGGCACGTTCAGCCAGGCCCGGTGCAGGTGCGGACCGGACAGCTTCTTGATGCGCGGCAGCGGCCTGGTCTCGATCGGCCCGAACTTGGAGAAGTCCACCGCCGGGATTTCCGGAATACCGGCTCCTCCCGAGGATCCCGGTGCTGCTGCCGGCGCGGCCGCCGGTCCTTTGAGGAAGTTCAGCACGTCGTCCTTGGTGATGCGTCCTTTCTCACCGCTGCCCTTCAGCCTGGTCAGATCGACGCCCAGCTCGCGCGCCACCCGGCGCACGCTGGGGCTCGCATGGACGTTGCCGAAGTCTGCAGTTCCCGTCGTGGCTCCCGCTCCCCGATCGGCGGAGGCCGTTGCCTGGGATGGAGCGGGGTTCGTGTTCGGCACCGCGACGGGCTTCGACTGCGGCGGCGGCTCCTGCTGATTGACCAGCGACGGCGGTTGGGTCATGGCACCGTCGCCGCCCTTGAACATCAGGATCGGCGTGCCCTCGCTGACCTTGTCGCCGACCTTGACCAGGATCTTCTCCACGGTGCCGGAAGATGGTGCAGGCACTTCCATGGTCGCCTTGTCCGACTCCAGCGTCAGCAAGGGGTCTTCGGCGTTGATCGCGTCGCCTTCCTTGACCAGAATCTCGATGATCGGAACGTCCTTGAAGTCTCCGATGTCGGGCACGGTCACCTGTGTCGTGACGCCGACACGAGTTTCGGTCATGGCAGTCATCTGTTTTCTCCTCCCTCGTTGCATACGGCGGGTCGTGCCGCCGCATGCCTATTCATTGCTTGGCGTACCGGCCGGTTCAGACGGTCATCGGATTGGGCTTCGACGGATCGAGGCCGTACCTGTTGATGGCGTCGGCCACGACGGAGGCCTCGACAGCTCCTTCCTCGGCCAGCGACTTGAGTGCAGCAACGGTCACCCAGTGCCGGTCCACCTCGAAGAAATGCCGCAGCTTCTTGCGGTAGTCGGACCGGCCGTAACCGTCGGTCCCAAGCACCCGGTAGCGGCCAGGCACCCAGGTGCAGATCTGGTCGGCGAACAGGCGGATATAGTCGGTAGCAGCCACCACCGGGCCAAGCCGATCGGTCAGGCACGTCTCGACATGGCTCCGGCGCGGCACTTCGGTCGGGTGCAGCAGGTTCCAGCGCTCGACATCGATCGCATCGCGCCGCAGTTCGGTGAAGCTGGGCACGCTCCAGATATCGGACGCGACGCCCCAATCATTCGCCAGCAGGTCGGCCGCAGCAATCACCTCCCGCAGGATCGTGCCGCTGCCCAGCAGCTGAACCCGCCTGGCCTCACTCTTGGCTCCCTGGCCCTGGCGGAACAGGTACATGCCCTTGAGGATATCGGCCTCGACACCGTCGGGCATGGCCGGGTGCTCGTAGTTCTCGTTCATGACCGTGATGTAGTAGTAGACGTCCTCCTGCTCGGCATACATCCGGCGCAGACCGTCCTGAACGATGACGGCGACCTCGTACGAGAAGGTCGGGTCGTACGAGACGCAGTTGGGAATTACCGAGGAGAAGATGTGGCTGTGGCCGTCCTCGTGCTGCAAACCTTCCCCGTTCAGCGTGGTACGCCCGGCAGTGCCGCCGATTAGGAAGCCGCGCGCCCGCATGTCGCCGGCCGCCCAGGCAAGGTCGCCGACCCGCTGGAACCCAAACATCGAGTAGTAGATGTAGAACGGGATCATCGGCGTGTTGTTGGTGCTGTAGGAGGTCGCCGCCGCGATCCACGACGACATGGCGCCAGGTTCGTTGATGCCCTCCTGGAGGAGCTGACCGTTCTTGTCCTCGCGGTAGTACATCAGCTGCTTGGCGTCTTCCGGCTGGTAGAGCTGGCCGGTCTGAGAGAAGATGCCGAACTGCCGGAACATGCCTTCCATGCCGAACGTCCGGCTCTCGTCCGGGACAATCGGGACGATCCGCTTGCCGATCTGCTTGTCTCGTAGCAGCGTGTTGAGGATGCGCACGAACGCCATCGTAGTGGAAATCTCGCGCCCGTCGGTTGCCTTCAGCTGGGCCTCGAAGGTCGAGAGCGGCGGGATCTCCAGCGATTGCGACCTGACCCGGCGCGCCGGCAGGCTGCCGCCGAGTGCCGCCCGGCGCTCGCGCAGGTAGGTCATCTCCGGGCTGTCCTCGGCTAGGCGGAGGAACGGCACCTCCTTGATCTGCTCGTCGGTGACCGGCAAGCTGAAGCGGTCGCGGAACTCCTTGAGCACGGCCTCGCCCATCTTCTTCTGCTGGTGGGTGATGTTCTGGCCCTCGCCGGCCTCGCCCATGCCGTAACCCTTGACGGTCTTGGCCAGGATCACGGTCGGTTGGCCCTTGTGGGCGACTGCCGCGGAATAAGCTGCGTAGACTTTGCTGGGATCGTGGCCGCCGCGCGTCAGGCTCCAGATCTGCTCGTCCGACATGCCGGCGACACGAGCCTTCAGCTCGGGGTCCTTGCCGAAGAAGTGTTCGCGCACATAAGCGCCGTTCTTGGACTTGAAATCCTGGAACTCGCCATCGACGCATTCCTCCATGCGCCGGAGCAGCCGGCCGTCGGTGTCGGCCGCGATCAGCGGGTCCCACGAGCTGCCCCACAGGACTTTGATGACGTTCCAGCCGGCGCCGCGGAAGTCACCTTCCAGTTCCTGGACGATCTTGCCGTTGCCGCGCACCGGGCCATCCAGGCGCTGGAGGTTGCAGTTGATCACGAAGACCAGGTTGTCCAGCTTCTCGCGCCCGGCCAGCGAGATCGCACCCAGGCTTTCCGGCTCGTCCATCTCGCCGTCGCCCATGAAGGCCCAGACTTTGCGAGGCGCTGTGTCAGCCAGACCGCGATGGTGGAGATATTTCAGGAAGCGGGCCTGGTATATGGCCATCAGCGGGCCCAGGCCCATCGACACTGTGGGGAACTGCCAGAAATCCGGCATCAGCCAGGGGTGCGGGTAGGAGGACAGCCCCTGACCATCGACCTCCTGGCGGAAGTCGAGAAGCTGCTCCTCGGTCAGCCGGCCCTCCAGGAAGGCGCGGGCGTAGATACCGGGTGACGAGTGGCCCTGGATGAAGACCAGATCGCCGCCGTGCTTCTCGGTCGGTGCGTGCCAGAAATGCTGAAAGCCAGTGTCGTACAGTGTAGCTGCCGATTGGAAGCTGGCGATGTGGCCGCCCAACTCCGAGGACTCCTTGTTGGCGCGCAGCACGATGGCCAGCGCGTTCCAGCGGATCAGCGAGCGGATCTTGTGCTCGATCGCGCGGTTGCCCGGATGGCGGGGCTCGCGGTCAGGCGCTATGGTGTTGAGATAGGGTGTGGTGCCGGAATACGGCACCGGCGTGCCCTTGCGGCGCGCCTCGGTGAACAACTCGTCCAGGAGGAAGTGAGCCCGGTCCGGACCCTCGAACTCCAGCACGGAAGCAAGAGCTTCGCGCCACTCCTGGGTTTCCAACGGATCATTGTCGCTGATCTTGTTCATTGATTTCCTCCCTCGTTATCCCGGCCCCTTCTGGATAGGAGGCCGAAAGCTCTTCTTTATCGAGCACCCGTGAAACAGCGGGTTTGTGCGGGTTTACTGGCATGAACCGTGCCAGTCCGCGCCCAACCAGAAAATAATAGCTAAGTTATTAAAGAGGAAGGATCTTTTGATTATTGATAAGCATGCAACAGAGACTTCATTCTGATATTCCGCACAAATGGGGCGATTTGCGTCCGGAATCTCACACAGCTTGATGGACTTTGGTGCGTAATTTGCGTGGCAGGCGGTCTTCGGTCCTGGTGAGTGTCGCTCAGGGACGTTGGTGCAGAGATCAGCGGGCGGGCGGACTTCTCCCTTTCCCGCGGTGGTCAGGCAATCCGACGGGACACCGGCATGCCGAGGCCGGTCATGATGTTGATCACCTTGCAGGCGACCTTGGGCTCGGTCCTCTGCGTTGGCAGGGTCCGGGCGTGGAGGCTGCGGCCGATCAGGACCTTGTAGCGCAGCATCGCGACTTCGCCGAGGGAGCGGCGGCCGTAACCGACGGCGCGTTGCCGGCCCAGCCGACCCCGT
This window harbors:
- the aceE gene encoding pyruvate dehydrogenase (acetyl-transferring), homodimeric type, with the protein product MNKISDNDPLETQEWREALASVLEFEGPDRAHFLLDELFTEARRKGTPVPYSGTTPYLNTIAPDREPRHPGNRAIEHKIRSLIRWNALAIVLRANKESSELGGHIASFQSAATLYDTGFQHFWHAPTEKHGGDLVFIQGHSSPGIYARAFLEGRLTEEQLLDFRQEVDGQGLSSYPHPWLMPDFWQFPTVSMGLGPLMAIYQARFLKYLHHRGLADTAPRKVWAFMGDGEMDEPESLGAISLAGREKLDNLVFVINCNLQRLDGPVRGNGKIVQELEGDFRGAGWNVIKVLWGSSWDPLIAADTDGRLLRRMEECVDGEFQDFKSKNGAYVREHFFGKDPELKARVAGMSDEQIWSLTRGGHDPSKVYAAYSAAVAHKGQPTVILAKTVKGYGMGEAGEGQNITHQQKKMGEAVLKEFRDRFSLPVTDEQIKEVPFLRLAEDSPEMTYLRERRAALGGSLPARRVRSQSLEIPPLSTFEAQLKATDGREISTTMAFVRILNTLLRDKQIGKRIVPIVPDESRTFGMEGMFRQFGIFSQTGQLYQPEDAKQLMYYREDKNGQLLQEGINEPGAMSSWIAAATSYSTNNTPMIPFYIYYSMFGFQRVGDLAWAAGDMRARGFLIGGTAGRTTLNGEGLQHEDGHSHIFSSVIPNCVSYDPTFSYEVAVIVQDGLRRMYAEQEDVYYYITVMNENYEHPAMPDGVEADILKGMYLFRQGQGAKSEARRVQLLGSGTILREVIAAADLLANDWGVASDIWSVPSFTELRRDAIDVERWNLLHPTEVPRRSHVETCLTDRLGPVVAATDYIRLFADQICTWVPGRYRVLGTDGYGRSDYRKKLRHFFEVDRHWVTVAALKSLAEEGAVEASVVADAINRYGLDPSKPNPMTV